One window from the genome of Anser cygnoides isolate HZ-2024a breed goose chromosome 8, Taihu_goose_T2T_genome, whole genome shotgun sequence encodes:
- the LOC106033005 gene encoding protein zyg-11 homolog B, producing MEEASPYSLLDICLNFLTANLEKFCTERQDGTLCLQEPGMFPQEVADRLLQTMAFHGLLNDGTVGIFRGNQMRLKRACIRKAKISAVAFRKAFCHHKLVELDATGVNADITITDIISGLGSNKWIQQNLQCLVLNSLTLSLEDPYERCFSQLSGLRALSITNVLFYNEDLADVASLPRLESLDISNTSVTDITALLTCKDRLKSLTMHHLKCLKMTTTQILDVIRELKYLNHLDISDDKQFTSDIALRLLEQKDILPNLVSLDISGRKHVTDKAVEAFIQQRPTMQFVGLLATDAGYSEFLTGEGNLKVSGEANETQISEALKRYSERAFFVREALFHLFSLTHVMEKTKPEILKLVVIGMRNHPLNLPVQLAASACVFNLTKQDLAAGMPVRLLADVTHLLLKAMEHFPNHQQLQKNCLLSLCSDRILQDVPFNRFEAAKLVMQWLCNHEDQNMQRMAVAIISILAAKLSTEQTAQLGAELFIVRQLLQIVKQKTNQNLVDTTLKFTLSALWNLTDESPTTCRHFIENQGLELFMRVLESFPSESSIQQKVLGLLNNIAEVKELHSELMWKDFIDHISKLLHSVEVEVSYFAAGIIAHLISRGEQAWTLSRSQRTSLLEQLHSAILNWPTPECEMVAYRSFNPFFPLLGCFMTPGVQLWAVWAMQHVCSKNPTRYCSMLIEEGGLQHLYNIKENVQTDPHVQRIAIAILDSLEKHIMRHGRPPPCRKQQQNKPN from the exons ATG GAGGAAGCTTCTCCCTATTCTTTGCTTGACATCTGTTTGAATTTCCTTACTGCTAACCTAGAGAAGTTCTGCACAGAAAGGCAAGATGGAACACTGTGCCTGCAGGAGCCAGGAATGTTTCCTCAAGAAGTGGCTGATCGATTGCTGCAGACGATGGCATTTCATG GGCTTCTGAATGATGGAACTGTGGGCATCTTCCGAGGCAACCAAATGCGTTTGAAACGAGCTTGTATCCGCAAAGCCAAAATCTCTGCCGTGGCTTTCCGGAAAGCGTTCTGCCATCACAAGCTAGTAGAACTTGATGCTACTGGGGTGAATGCAGATATAACAATCACGGACATTATAAGCGGACTTGGCAGCAATAAATGGATCCAACAAAACCTTCAATGCCTTGTGCTGAACTCACTAACTCTTTCTTTGGAAGACCCATACGAGAGGTGCTTCAGTCAACTGTCTGGGCTTCGTGCATTAAGTATTACCAATGTTCTGTTCTACAATGAGGACTTGGCAGATGTTGCATCGCTCCCTAGGTTAGAAAGTCTGGATATATCCAACACCTCTGTTACTGACATAACAGCACTCCTCACCTGCAAAGACCGACTGAAATCTTTGACCATGCACCACCtgaaatgcttgaaaatgaCCACAACGCAGATTCTGGATGTTATAAGAGAACTAAAATATCTGAATCACCTTGATATTTCAGATGACAAACAGTTCACATCAGACATAGCACTTCGTTTGCTGGAACAGAAAGATATCTTGCCTAACCTCGTGTCTCTGGACATTTCTGGAAGGAAGCATGTTACAGATAAGGCAGTAGAAGCATTTATCCAGCAACGGCCAACAATGCAGTTTGTAGGACTGCTAGCTACTGATGCCGGCTACTCAGAATTCCTAACAGGAGAAGGAAATCTAAAG GTGTCAGGAGAAGCAAATGAGACTCAGATTTCTGAAGCACTGAAGCGTTACAGTGAACGGGCCTTCTTTGTGAGAGAAGCACTCTTTCATTTATTCAGCTTGACACATGtgatggaaaaaacaaagcctgaaattttaaag CTTGTGGTTATTGGAATGAGAAATCACCCCCTGAATTTGCCTGTGCAGTTAGCAGCAAGTGCGTGTGTCTTTAACCTAACCAAGCAAGACTTAGCAGCGGGCATGCCTGTGCGACTTCTGGCTGATGTCACTCACTTGCTTCTGAAGGCCATGGAACATTTTCCAAATCATCAACAG CTGCAGAAGAATTGTCTTCTTTCACTGTGCAGTGACAGAATCCTTCAGGATGTTCCATTTAACAG ATTTGAAGCAGCCAAACTTGTTATGCAGTGGCTGTGTAATCATGAAGATCAAAATATGCAAAGGATGGCTGTAGCCATAATTTCCATTCTTGCTGCAAAG cttTCGACAGAGCAAACAGCCCAACTTGGTGCAGAGCTTTTCATTGTTAGG caACTTTTACAAATAGttaagcagaaaacaaatcagaatcTTGTAGATACTACTCTCAAGTTCACACTGAGTGCGCTTTGGAACCTCACTGATGAATCTCCAACAACGTGTCGGCACTTCATTGAAAATCAAGGACTAGAACTTTTCATGAGAGTCTTAGAG tctTTTCCATCGGAATCATCCATCCAACAGAAAGTTCTTGGACTTCTG AATAATATAGCAGAAGTTAAAGAACTCCATTCTGAATTAATGTGGAAAGACTTTATAGACCACATCAGTAAATTATTGCACAGCGTGGAGGTGGAAGTCAGCTATTTTGCAGCAGGGATTATTGCTCATTTAATATCTCGAGGAGAGCAAGCCTGGACATTAAGTCGCAGCCAGAGGACCTCTCTCCTCGAACAGCTG CATTCTGCCATTTTGAACTGGCCGACTCCAGAGTGTGAGATGGTGGCTTACAG gtcttttaatccattttttccACTACTTGGCTGTTTCATGACACCTGGTGTCCAGTTATGGGCAGTGTGGGCCATGCAGCACGTCTGCAGCAAAAATC CTACCAGGTACTGCAGCATGTTAATTGAAGAAGGCGGCTTACAGCACTTATACAACATCAAGGAAAACGTCCAGACTGATCCACACGTCCAGAGGATTGCTATTGCCATCCTAGATAGTTTGGAAAAACACATTATGCGTCACGGGAGACCACCTCCATgtagaaaacagcaacaaaataaacCCAACTGA